The following coding sequences lie in one Rutidosis leptorrhynchoides isolate AG116_Rl617_1_P2 chromosome 4, CSIRO_AGI_Rlap_v1, whole genome shotgun sequence genomic window:
- the LOC139840898 gene encoding uncharacterized protein, with protein sequence MNALMRTSSLSESENAFFSKCKNKCSTLVDFYSRFEAAMERQRHTNRLLEYEMENKLVKLATTQRIEKHARDTYTPSVFLLVQDEICRSSSSCYQTNSRVEGDKLICVIQEKFPEPRPKWDYHVEFNEKTFECDCSCLLFVREGRLCRHVFVVYYINEVHAIPDQYILKRWSKGASEVFNSIASELNPFVSSYRVKKELLNKFRKALFFLKDDTEKLELLRDKFDVFISEFFNQDDDTAPSRFAAIEQLYGFPMPALANVHGPKGVRNKGERSNKGESSNKRYLHAVERNGKKRRACKKCGILGHNRRGCDKRNAGKQKMKLVDEDDEYDEDYDSMYEQHEEVGESQD encoded by the exons ATGAATGCTTTGATGAGAACTTCTTCACTTTCAGAGAGTGAGAATGCATTTTTCAGTAAATGCAAGAATAAATGTTCTACTTTAGTTGATTTTTATTCAAGGTTTGAGGCGGCAATGGAAAGGCAAAGACATACTAATCGTCTTCTTGAATATGAAATGGAGAACAAATTGGTTAAACTTGCAACAACTCAGCGCATTGAGAAACATGCTAGGGATACATATACCCCTAGTGTTTTTTTACTTGTTCAAGATGAAATCTGCAGATCTTCCTCTTCATGCTATCAAACAAATTCTAGAGTTGAAGGAGATAAGCTAATTTGTGTAATTCAAGAAAAGTTTCCTGAACCACGTCCTAAGTGGGATTACCAT GTTGAATTTAATGAGAAGACATTTGAATGTGATTGCTCGTGTTTGTTATTTGTACGTGAAGGACGTTTGTGTCGTcatgttttcgttgtttattatataAATGAAGTTCATGCTATTCCTGATCAATATATTCTGAAGAGATGGTCAAAGGGAGCGTCTGAAGTATTCAATTCCATAGCTTCTGAGTTAAATCCGTTTGTTTCATCTTATAGGGTTAAGAAAGAGTTGCTCAATAAATTTAGAAAAGCACTCTTTTTCTTGAAGGATGATACTGAAAAACTTGAGCTATTAAGAGACAAGTTTGATGTGTTTATTAGTGAATTTTTTAATCAGGATGATGATACAGCGCCTTCTAGATTTGCTGCAATTGAGCAGTTGTATGGTTTCCCTATGCCTGCTCTTGCTAATGTTCATGGTCCAAAGGGCGTGCGTAACAAAGGTGAGAGAAGTAACAAAGGTGAGAGTAGTAACAAGAGATACTTACATGCTGTTGAGAGAAATGGTAAGAAGAGAAGGGCATGCAAAAAATGTGGTATTCTTGGTCATAATAGGAGAGGTTGTGACAAAAGAAACGCTGGTAAACAAAAGATGAAGcttgttgatgaagatgatgaatatgatgaagactATGACTCGATGTATGAACAACATGAAGAAGTTGGTGAATCTCAAgattga